Below is a genomic region from Phalacrocorax carbo chromosome 10, bPhaCar2.1, whole genome shotgun sequence.
TTTAGTACTTGAGGTTTCAAATCTCCCTGTGGGTGAGCAGAACAGCATCCCAAGCCTCCTGAGCTGGCTGCTGGCGAGGTTACAAATACAGCTGGGGCTCTGAACAGTTACTTTTAAATTTGATTACCCGGTAGAAAACCCCAGGGAAATTCTGTTTTGAGAACTCAAAACCCAGTGTAGCATCTGCACAGTCCTCTCAGTGGAAGGATCTTATATTTCCCTGAATGTTTTTCTCACTAAAATTATTATTGGTCTAAACTTGCACCCCTTCTTGGACATACAAGTTACACATTAAGTCCTCTCACCTACTCTGTCCATGCCGACACGTTAGCTCTGAGGAGAGTGGCTATCTTCAGGTTAAAACTTCCCACGTTGGttgctcttttgcttttcttgacaTTTTTCCCCCACGTTTCGAGCTAAATGCCAGGTCAGAGCCTTGTTCATCACCTACCTCTAGCGTCCCCTCGCCTTCCTTTGGCCTCAGCGCACCCCTGGGCTCGGGCTTCCCAGGCAGCACCTCCTGCTGGGCCAGCCCGACCCAGCACCCGCTGCTGGCCGCCACCCACGGCCACCTCCTGCAACTCGCTGTGCCGGCCGATAAACAAAGGGAATAAAGAGTAAACCCGGGTTTTGTCGGACAGAAGAAACGGGGACACCCGAGGCGGGACACCTCCACCGGCGGcgtggcggggcggggagccCGGGGTTCGGCAGCGGGGCAGCGCCTGCCCGCGGCCCCGGGAGCGGGCGCCGGGAAGGACCCCCGGGAGCGGGCGCCGGGAAGGACCCCCGGGAGCGGGCGCCGGCGCtccggcagccccggccccgggcgcgCTCCGCGGGCAGCCCGGGCGCCGCGGGCACTTCGCCAGCCTGACTCATTCGGAAAGTGAAAGTGAAGCGGCGGCCACGTGTTTTCGGAGAAGGCAGGGGAGGAGCCGCCGGGCAGAAAAGCGCCGCCGCCGCGTTAAATAGAAAGCAGAGGCGATGAGCGGGCCCAGAGCGCTGGAAGTGccgcccgcctgcccgccccgcgGGAGCCCCGGCTCGCCGCGGCGCCAGGCAGGGCCCCCGCCCGGAGGATGCTCAGCCGGCCGCCGGGGCCAGGACTAGCCGCCGGGGCCAGGACTAGACTAGCCGCCGCGTCGCCGGGACCGCCGCGTCCCTGCCCGCCGCCCGCGCGTGTGCTGCGCCCCTCGGGggcggcccccgcccgccgcgccccgggcgAAGGTAAGGGAGGGTATCTTTCTCGTGGGGTCCTCGGGAACCGCGACCCGCATCGAAACGCTCCTGCGCCGCAGTTGGAAGAGGTCAGATTTCGGAGGCGCGACAAGGGAGCCCTACGCGTTGTGCAAGAGCGTGGTGGCTTTGGGGGCtgttgcctcttttttttttttttttttttttgtgtgtgtgcgtgtgggtttttttgcttttttgttgttgttgttttttgttggctttttccTGCCCTTTTGGCTCAATGTCCGTGCTCAAGTCGGAGCTCTCTCGTGCCTGGTATAAAATAGCGGGAGAAACACTAAAGCGAACACGCAGTGGTTTTTGCACAGCACCGCTCTTCTCCAAGGACCCCGCAGCCCCGCTACGCGGTAGGAACCGGAGCAGCCCCCGGCGGCCAGAGCGGGAcgagccggggccgggccgggaccCCGCCGAAGGTTCTGCCCCGGCGCAGTCGAGGCACCCTCGTACCGGACGCCAGCTCTGGCTTCCAGGCTGTGAAGACTGGCGTGTGCCCCGTTATTGCTCTGTGCCATTTGGAAGGGCACAGCGAACCCTCCCTTGGCTACAGACGGCTTCCGCTAGCGAGTCCTGCGATTTTTAGAGCTCGGGATTAGTGGTCGTTTCTCACCCACATGCCCTGAAATTTGGGTTTTGGTAACTTTAAATGCTAAGCGATAATCTGGGCCCAGTAATTGGAAAAACTGACATCAGTTTCCTTCTGCTGTGTAAAGAAAGCCCAATGCTGCTTTCAGCCTGTTATTTGCCAGCATAAGGATTTTACAACCCTCTTTGCTGTTTCAGGAGGTAATATGACCTAAATGAAACCAAACATCAAGTTGTTAAATTAGCACAGACAGGAATCCAGCTGCGTACTTTCTTTGAAACCCTCATTAGCATGTTACCCTGAACCATAAAATGGCTGAGGGATTCATTTCTGAGAATACTTCAAGGTTTCtcaagaagctgctgctgcagatctATATCTGACTATAGGGATAAATCCTAAAGCCTATGCTTGCCAGTAAGGTCAAGGCAGCCAGCGGAGATGTATCGAACCACACTGTCAGAGGTAGGCATTTCAGGCCAAACTCATTCCTGGTGCAGCACTGCTAATTTCTTTGAAGTAACGCAAGGGATGAATTTAGACCCTCATGCTGAAAGATATATCAATAGGAAGCAATTTAGATTGGGCCACTTAAAGTGCATGTAatacaaaaaagagagagagactgagGAGTAATGCTTTAAGGGATCATAGAGGTTGATTTGTGTAAGCATCACTATGTTGTAGCACTGCTGTCCCAAGGGAAAGCTGGGGGAATGGGAAATTGCCTTTTATGGCTGAGCCTCAGGTTaacaggagagaggaaagtAGTTTTAGGATTGCTGTGTAAATTGGCAGCCTTACCAGCTGCCCTTCCAAGTTACACTTCTGTCACACAATGGCACCTATTCACATCACCCTGTTCACCAATTATCTGGAAACATACCCAGCTGCAGAGTTCACATCTTCACccaatttctttttcacacaATGCACCAAATAATGATGTTGTCAGAGTTCTGACATCTCAGCTGGGatttgggaagggaaggagagaggaggtgCAGAGAAACTGGTAACTCGGTTGTAAGGCCTTGTTGCTTTGTCCTCTAAAAACCTGAGAATCTGGTGGAGCACACACAAGATAACTTCACATTGAGAGGGTCCTGTCATTTGACTCTCTAGGTGCTGATATGCTTCTGTGGGCTCATAGCAGGGAAACTGCATTATCCTCTGTAGCTGTTGCTGATCCTTGCTAAGTATTTTTGGAGCTTTGGACTTTGCCATAGTGATAGACTACTAATCTTGTCAGAAAGCGAACGGTTGTTTGCCCAGTGTAAATTggcaaatgaatattttattattttataatggGTGGGAGGCATGTGAATGGAAGACTTGGTCATTCAGAGATTGCAGCCGCTTTTCTCTGAGGATCTCACATTGTGTTTCTCTTTGGCATTTCAGAATagctgctggaaagctgccctgCCGTAGCCACTGACGCTATGGAAGACCGCATCCGCTGGTCTAGGCTGTAGGATGGTAGCGCACAGCAAGGTGTCAGCAGATAATGCAGTTGCAGCAGACCCGAGACGTCTACTTGACCCTCCAGCACGGGATCGTTCGCAGGCTCGAGGCTACCACGGCCCAGGCCGGCCCAGCACTGTGCAGGCACAGAGCAACACGCACTTCCGAACCTTTCGTTCGCAAGCGGATTTTAGTAGCATCACTCGAGCAAGCAGCCTGCTGGATGCCTGTGGCTTCTACTGGGGACCTCTGACTGTCAATGCTGCCCATGAGAAGCTGAAGTCTGAGCCCGAGGGCACCTTCCTCATCAGGGACAGCACACAAAAGAATTGCTTCTTTGCCATCAGTGTTAAGACTGCGACTGGGCCCACCAGCATTCGGATAAACTTTCAGACTGGGCGTTTTAGCCTGGATGGCAGCAAAGAGACTTTTGACTGTCTTTT
It encodes:
- the SOCS1 gene encoding suppressor of cytokine signaling 1, yielding MVAHSKVSADNAVAADPRRLLDPPARDRSQARGYHGPGRPSTVQAQSNTHFRTFRSQADFSSITRASSLLDACGFYWGPLTVNAAHEKLKSEPEGTFLIRDSTQKNCFFAISVKTATGPTSIRINFQTGRFSLDGSKETFDCLFKLLEHYLSSPRKVLVTPLRKVRVQPLQELCRKSIVKTFGRDNLNQIPLNPVLKDYLKSFPFQI